From Luteococcus japonicus, one genomic window encodes:
- a CDS encoding anaerobic C4-dicarboxylate transporter, with protein MVWLQLLVVLGCLIMGTRHGGLGLGLISGFGLIILVFGFHLRPGDPPIDVMMTILAVIGCASVLQQAGGLDVMMKFAEKILRKHPNQITVLAPLTTWFLTLLCGTGHVVYTMFPIIEDIALKKGIRPERPMAVSSVAAQAGITASPVSVATVTLASLLAAHAQEAGTKVYSIPQILMVSIPATFCGVLIAALWSIKRGKDLDKDPDFQARIADPEQRDFIYSGGSTLLDTVFPKTAYWATWIFFATIALVVVMGAFDGLRPSFANDKGVMKPLSMNLVIQMLMLVAGALIMLFCKVKTSDVPNTTVFKAGMVAIFSVFGVAWMAETFFGAHIEGLEANLTTMVQNHAWTYAIALFLVSKLVNSQGAAVAAMAPIGLKIGVDPVTMIGFVSAAYGYFILPTYPSDLACIGFDRTGTTKIGKFVINHSFIIPGLIIVSVGCLVGSLMARVVL; from the coding sequence ATGGTGTGGTTACAACTACTGGTGGTGTTGGGGTGCCTGATCATGGGCACCCGCCATGGCGGCTTGGGGCTTGGCCTGATCAGCGGCTTCGGCCTGATCATCCTGGTTTTCGGCTTCCACCTGAGGCCGGGTGATCCGCCCATCGACGTGATGATGACCATCCTGGCCGTGATCGGCTGCGCGTCGGTGCTGCAACAGGCCGGCGGCCTGGACGTGATGATGAAGTTCGCGGAGAAGATCCTTCGCAAGCATCCCAACCAGATCACGGTGCTCGCGCCGCTGACCACCTGGTTCCTCACCCTGCTGTGCGGCACCGGCCACGTCGTCTACACCATGTTCCCGATCATCGAGGACATCGCCCTGAAGAAGGGCATCCGCCCCGAGCGTCCGATGGCCGTCTCGTCGGTTGCCGCGCAGGCCGGCATCACCGCCTCGCCCGTCTCCGTGGCCACCGTCACCCTGGCCTCACTGCTCGCCGCCCACGCGCAGGAGGCCGGCACCAAGGTCTACTCCATCCCGCAGATCCTGATGGTATCCATCCCCGCCACCTTCTGCGGTGTGCTCATCGCGGCGCTGTGGAGCATCAAGCGTGGCAAGGACCTGGACAAGGATCCCGACTTCCAGGCAAGGATCGCCGACCCCGAGCAGCGGGACTTCATCTACTCGGGCGGATCCACCCTGCTGGACACCGTCTTCCCGAAGACCGCCTACTGGGCCACCTGGATCTTCTTCGCCACCATCGCGCTGGTGGTCGTGATGGGCGCCTTCGACGGCCTGCGCCCCAGCTTCGCCAATGACAAGGGCGTGATGAAGCCGCTGAGCATGAACCTGGTGATCCAGATGCTGATGCTGGTGGCCGGCGCACTGATCATGCTCTTCTGCAAGGTGAAGACCTCCGACGTCCCCAACACGACGGTCTTCAAGGCCGGCATGGTGGCCATCTTCAGCGTCTTCGGCGTCGCCTGGATGGCCGAGACCTTCTTCGGCGCCCACATCGAGGGCCTGGAGGCGAACCTGACCACGATGGTGCAGAACCACGCCTGGACCTACGCGATTGCCCTCTTCCTGGTCTCCAAGCTGGTCAACTCGCAGGGTGCCGCCGTGGCCGCCATGGCCCCGATCGGCCTGAAGATCGGCGTCGACCCCGTGACGATGATCGGCTTCGTCTCTGCCGCCTACGGCTACTTCATCCTGCCGACCTACCCGTCGGACCTGGCCTGCATCGGCTTCGACCGCACCGGCACCACGAAGATCGGCAAGTTCGTGATCAACCACTCCTTCATCATCCCCGGCCTCATCATCGTCAGCGTCGGCTGTCTGGTGGGTTCGTTGATGGCGCGCGTGGTCCTCTGA
- a CDS encoding sensor histidine kinase, which yields METRSLARRYLWLIGALLLVEVALMASMLALDSRRYQHDRARVRCTHIAQAVALSPVTRQALVDGAPSPDLTAYARDLTHASSIDFITVMDSSRVRYSHPDPAQVGKTFIGDLGTATQAQPFTQQYSGTLGPSMRAVVPVMEGGRIIGYVAAGVTIERIQNALPTQLGIISGLSGVLLVTGLGGALLVARQLRRETHGLGATELASMYEYHDSMLHAVREGLLLLDRDGTVQLCNVEGMRLLGLEQDPTGRGIGALGLTSTLVTPLLSGTMPPDQVLQVGERILVVNQQPASFKGRRTGSVVTFRDHTELQSITGELATVRGLTETLRAQNHEAANRLHTVVSLIEMGDTDQAAAFATEELADRQAVMGRIAGGQREPIFEALLLGKMAQAREAGIELVIDPDSHLASMPISPSEAVTVVGNLLDNAFEAVRGCSTRRVEAFVQSTPTSFVFELEDSGPGVPAELRDTIFTRGWTSKADDQGHGLGLALVAQVVHRHGGTITCGSSELGGALFSVDIDAEDAAEAVA from the coding sequence GTGGAGACCCGATCACTGGCCCGGCGCTACCTGTGGCTGATCGGCGCCCTGCTGCTGGTGGAGGTCGCCCTGATGGCGTCGATGCTGGCGCTCGACTCGCGCCGCTACCAGCACGACCGGGCGCGCGTGCGGTGCACCCACATCGCCCAGGCCGTCGCCCTGTCCCCGGTGACCCGGCAGGCCCTGGTGGACGGGGCTCCGTCGCCGGACCTGACCGCCTATGCCCGAGACCTGACGCACGCCAGTTCCATCGACTTCATCACGGTGATGGACTCCAGCCGCGTCCGCTACAGCCACCCGGACCCCGCCCAAGTGGGCAAGACCTTCATCGGTGACCTGGGCACCGCCACCCAGGCACAACCCTTCACCCAGCAGTACTCCGGAACACTGGGCCCGTCGATGCGCGCGGTGGTGCCGGTGATGGAGGGCGGGCGGATCATTGGCTACGTCGCGGCTGGCGTCACCATCGAGCGGATCCAGAACGCGCTGCCCACCCAGCTCGGCATCATCTCCGGGCTCTCCGGGGTGCTGCTGGTCACCGGTCTGGGTGGTGCGCTACTGGTGGCCCGTCAGCTACGACGCGAAACCCACGGCCTAGGGGCCACGGAGCTCGCCTCGATGTACGAGTACCACGACTCGATGCTGCACGCGGTCCGTGAGGGCCTGCTCCTGCTGGACCGCGACGGCACGGTGCAGTTGTGCAATGTGGAGGGGATGCGGCTTCTGGGTCTCGAGCAGGACCCGACGGGGCGTGGGATCGGCGCGCTGGGCCTGACCTCGACACTGGTCACACCCCTGCTCTCCGGCACGATGCCGCCGGACCAGGTGCTCCAGGTGGGCGAGCGGATCTTGGTTGTGAACCAGCAACCGGCATCCTTCAAGGGGCGGCGCACCGGTTCGGTGGTCACCTTCCGCGACCACACGGAGCTGCAGTCCATCACCGGGGAACTGGCGACGGTCCGTGGCCTGACCGAGACGCTCCGTGCCCAGAACCACGAGGCAGCCAACCGGTTGCACACGGTGGTGAGCCTGATCGAGATGGGCGACACCGACCAGGCGGCGGCCTTCGCGACGGAGGAGCTGGCGGACCGGCAGGCCGTGATGGGAAGGATCGCGGGCGGCCAGCGCGAACCCATCTTCGAGGCGCTGTTGCTCGGCAAGATGGCGCAGGCACGTGAAGCGGGCATCGAGCTGGTGATTGACCCGGACAGCCACCTGGCGAGCATGCCGATCTCCCCCAGCGAGGCCGTCACGGTCGTCGGCAATCTGCTGGACAACGCCTTCGAGGCTGTCCGCGGTTGCTCGACGCGCCGGGTCGAGGCCTTCGTCCAGTCGACCCCCACCAGTTTCGTCTTCGAACTCGAGGACTCCGGGCCGGGCGTGCCGGCCGAGCTCAGGGACACGATCTTCACCCGCGGCTGGACCAGCAAGGCCGACGACCAGGGCCACGGCCTGGGCCTGGCGCTGGTGGCGCAGGTGGTCCACCGGCACGGCGGGACCATCACCTGCGGCAGCTCGGAGCTGGGCGGCGCCCTGTTCAGCGTGGATATCGACGCCGAGGACGCGGCGGAGGCCGTGGCATGA
- a CDS encoding response regulator, with protein MSGIRVVVVEDEPIAAQAHASYLERLDGFEVSGSAPSCAEALRVIAREKPDLVLLDMRLPDGHGLELLHRMRAGGQLCDVIAVTSVRDVEVVRHAMAMGITHYLIKPFTFDAFRTKLENYRAYRSHLHQTGRTVPDAVAQSDVDHLFDLRSSANGAPATPKGISPETLQAVTQLLACAEAGLSAAEVAQSVGTSRVTARRYLEHLAQTGFAERRERYGHAGRPEVEYLRHGS; from the coding sequence ATGAGCGGCATCCGCGTCGTCGTGGTGGAGGACGAGCCGATCGCGGCCCAGGCCCACGCGTCCTACCTGGAGCGGCTCGATGGCTTCGAGGTCTCCGGGAGCGCGCCGTCGTGCGCCGAGGCGCTGCGGGTCATCGCGCGCGAGAAGCCTGACCTTGTGCTGCTGGACATGCGCCTTCCCGACGGGCACGGGCTGGAGCTGCTGCACCGGATGCGCGCCGGCGGGCAGCTCTGCGACGTGATTGCCGTCACCAGTGTGCGCGACGTGGAGGTGGTGCGGCACGCCATGGCCATGGGCATCACCCACTACCTGATCAAGCCCTTCACCTTCGACGCCTTCCGCACCAAGCTGGAGAACTACCGCGCCTACCGCAGCCACTTGCACCAGACAGGCCGCACGGTGCCCGACGCGGTGGCCCAGTCCGACGTCGACCACCTCTTCGACCTGCGCTCGTCGGCCAATGGCGCCCCGGCGACGCCGAAGGGGATCTCGCCCGAAACTCTCCAGGCCGTCACCCAGCTGCTGGCCTGCGCCGAGGCGGGACTGTCAGCTGCGGAGGTGGCGCAGTCCGTGGGCACGTCGCGGGTGACGGCCCGTCGCTACCTGGAGCACCTGGCCCAGACGGGCTTCGCGGAACGACGTGAGCGCTACGGCCATGCCGGGCGCCCCGAGGTGGAGTACCTGCGCCACGGCTCTTGA
- a CDS encoding non-heme iron oxygenase ferredoxin subunit — MSDAIRVASEGQIAEDEAIVVDAATAGTDDDIAVFFSEGRYWALTNLCTHGQASLADGWVEAGEVECPLHGARFSLSTGAALCLPASVPVATHRVEVRDGGIWLCPEVPVEGAAL; from the coding sequence ATGTCAGACGCCATCAGGGTGGCCAGTGAGGGACAGATCGCCGAGGACGAGGCGATCGTCGTCGACGCCGCGACCGCGGGAACCGATGACGACATCGCCGTCTTCTTCTCCGAGGGCCGTTACTGGGCGCTGACCAATCTGTGCACCCACGGGCAGGCCTCCTTGGCGGATGGCTGGGTGGAGGCCGGAGAGGTGGAGTGTCCACTGCACGGGGCTCGCTTCTCCCTGAGCACGGGCGCGGCGCTGTGCCTGCCGGCCAGCGTGCCCGTCGCAACGCACCGCGTCGAGGTCCGCGACGGGGGGATCTGGCTGTGCCCTGAGGTCCCCGTCGAGGGTGCGGCGCTGTGA
- a CDS encoding NAD(P)/FAD-dependent oxidoreductase has translation MHVAIVGGGLAGFSCAQELRRGDPQARITIVDPQGAPYDRPPLSKEYLTGEMPRDKVFFHDEQWFAEQRIALVTDAVTRLDLAGMTVELDGGGSLTADRVVLATGGRARHLPIRGGDLAGLLSLRTLDDADRLRAALVPGRRLAIVGAGLVGAEVASTAVASGVEVTLVDPVETPLLAAAGALVAGRLHAMHAVHGVRVIRAAIERIEALPPTSPRLDPRSPSLSRGYRLQLSDRSTLEADDVLLAVGLVPDDGLAREAGLECEDGILVDRAQRTSHPHVLAVGDVTRRRAEGTSGIRHEHWEAAMRSGQTAAAALLGTDLPNHGASWWWSDRYGVHAEGLGDLGTGSSVVRELGDGAVVDFRLADEGRLLGAAAIDAPRVVRAARRLMDAGIPVTAEDLADPSVDLRKLGR, from the coding sequence ATGCACGTCGCCATCGTCGGCGGGGGGCTGGCCGGCTTCAGCTGTGCACAGGAGCTGCGACGCGGGGATCCTCAGGCCCGGATCACGATCGTCGACCCGCAGGGTGCACCCTATGATCGGCCGCCCTTGAGCAAGGAGTACCTGACCGGCGAGATGCCGCGTGACAAGGTCTTCTTCCACGACGAGCAGTGGTTCGCGGAGCAGCGGATCGCTCTGGTCACCGACGCCGTGACGCGGCTGGACCTTGCGGGCATGACCGTCGAGCTGGACGGCGGTGGGTCCTTGACGGCGGACCGAGTGGTGCTGGCCACCGGTGGCCGGGCGCGCCACCTGCCCATTCGCGGGGGCGACCTGGCAGGGTTGCTCAGCCTGCGGACCCTGGACGATGCGGACCGGCTGCGCGCCGCTCTGGTCCCCGGGCGACGGCTGGCGATCGTCGGTGCCGGCCTGGTCGGGGCCGAGGTGGCCTCCACCGCGGTGGCCTCCGGCGTCGAGGTGACCCTGGTGGATCCCGTCGAGACTCCCTTGCTGGCCGCCGCCGGGGCCCTGGTGGCCGGGCGGCTGCACGCCATGCACGCCGTACACGGGGTGCGGGTGATCCGGGCGGCGATTGAGCGGATCGAGGCACTGCCGCCCACCTCCCCGCGCCTCGACCCCCGTTCCCCGAGCCTGTCGAGGGGCTACCGACTGCAACTCTCCGACCGTTCCACCCTCGAGGCCGACGACGTGCTGCTGGCCGTCGGACTCGTCCCCGATGACGGTCTCGCACGCGAGGCCGGCCTGGAGTGCGAGGACGGCATCCTCGTGGACCGGGCGCAGCGGACCAGCCACCCTCACGTGCTGGCCGTGGGTGATGTCACCCGACGCCGCGCCGAGGGGACGTCGGGCATTCGGCACGAGCACTGGGAGGCAGCGATGCGCTCCGGTCAAACGGCGGCGGCCGCCCTGTTGGGCACGGATCTCCCGAACCACGGTGCCAGCTGGTGGTGGAGTGACCGTTACGGAGTGCACGCGGAGGGGCTGGGTGACCTGGGCACAGGAAGCAGTGTCGTGCGAGAGCTCGGTGACGGCGCCGTGGTGGACTTCCGCCTGGCGGATGAGGGCCGCCTGCTGGGTGCGGCCGCCATCGATGCGCCGCGGGTGGTGCGTGCCGCCCGCCGTCTGATGGATGCCGGGATTCCCGTGACGGCTGAGGACCTGGCGGATCCTTCGGTGGACCTGCGCAAGCTCGGCCGCTGA
- the pulA gene encoding pullulanase-type alpha-1,6-glucosidase — MVNTFRRRASAMVASALALTFGLGTQPPRAFAAERTATLVGSLQDELGCSSDWQLDCEKTQLTKQPNSSIHSTTVTIPAGSWEYKVAIDKSWDEAYGEGDGNAKLVLEAPAEVELSYDDETHQIGLRPTKLAGAVGDEDKKLATDSLREAVTKERFYFLMADRFANGSTANDTGGIPGDRMKNGFDPSDKGFYHGGDLKGVINKLDYIKGMGTTAIWLTPSFKNRPVQGTGENASAGYHGYWITDFTQIDPHLGTNDDMKQLINQAHAKGMKVYFDIITNHTADVIDNAQKSYSYVSKDKAPYRDASGKVFDDAEYAGKADFPALDAATSFPLTPVVAEADKDVKVPAWLNDPTMYHNRGDSTYAGESSTYGDFSGLDDLFTERPEVIQGMTDIYKTWAAFGIDGFRIDTVKHVNTPFWSQFSPAVTKAATDAGTKDFFMFGEVYDSDPKVQSTYTTAGKLSATLDFGFQGAAVNAVQGKATAGLRDFFASDDWYTDTDSNAYQLPTFLGNHDMGRIGMMLSKAGYSGDELLKRTQLANSLMFLVRGNPITYYGDEQGFIGAGGDKDSRQDMFGTRTAQYQAEQLVGGGTMGTGEHYSTTSPMYRQISQLSKLRQDHPALADGAQIHRFASSGAGIYAFSRIDRTTGTEYVVGVNNSDKQATASFQTYLPNGKFVPLHGSSTTLASGKDSRVSVSLPALSVGVWKAKSPLRERANAPAVQFKAPTAGAVIGNGRTEISASVPENTFAQVSFAWRPVGTSEFKPLGTDDNAPYRVFADTSSLPQGSLVEYRAIVKDSSGNVNATSTYAQVGTPKPASTGDTGNVGPVTQPDAVSVPGSHNSEMGCTADWSPECDKAQLTLDAKDQVWKGTFQVPAAEYAYKAAIHKSWDENYGAGGAAGGSNVTYNSPGTVTFYYDHARHYVTSDAQGPIITAPGSFQSKLGCSADWSPDCMQPWLVDADGDGVYTWSSAAIPAGNYEFKIAEGLSWDTSYGDGGTAGGNNMTMAVPADGTVMTISYDAATHKTTVTASKAGAAPDLKAAKAIWLDRDTIAWPASSLPKGADPASLDWRLHWSKAGNLRVDAETLVADDAQQADLTWNPAGISADVLAKHPELKGYLALDLDKATAKKVPQILTGQVAVAMYDDLGALLDATGVQIPKVLDDLYGKAASGKKLGASFSSTGITFRVWAPTAQQVNLLTWPAGSPDQDASKATRVPMKKDATGTWQAITGKKFENVRYLYEVKVFVPAEQKVVTSQVTDPYSVALTLNSTRSVAVNLDSPQWKPQQWAKTASPKLAQNVDSTIYELHVRDFSIQDKTVPAADRGSYKAFASNGDGTKHLRQLATAGLNTVHLLPTFDIATIEEDEAKQKTPPCDLASYAPDSKEQQACIQKIADADGYNWGYDPLHYLAPEGSYASTTSAADGGNRVAEFRTMVGALHANGLRVVLDQVYNHTPASGQDAKSVLDKVVPGYYQRLDAKGAVYTSTCCQNTATEHTMMGKLMVDSTVLWAKAYKVDGFRYDLMGHHSVENMKAVRAALDKLTLAKDGVDGKSIYLYGEGWNFGEVEKNALFTQASQGQLNGTGIGTFSDRLRDAVRGGGPFDEDPRKQGFGSGEASDPNGAPINSDAAKSLDHDMDLVQLGLAGNLEDYSFRTMSGAVKTGAQVDYNGAPAGYASEPGEVISYVDAHDNETLWDSLTMKLPSSTSMDDRVRMNTLSLATTALAQTPSFWHAGADLLRSKSLDRNSYNSGDWFNTLDWTGSDNGFGKGLPPEADNAAKYGFMQPLLADAKNKPSQEQVQQASSQATDLLALRFSSKLFRLGSAEQIKAKVSYPVSGTTAMRQGVLVQRIDDTVGTDADPALKGLVVVYNTTPHTQRQPVAGVKGASFQLSPVQAKGSDDVVKKSSFDAASGTFTVPPRTVAVFVQK, encoded by the coding sequence GTGGTCAACACATTCCGGCGTCGGGCGAGCGCAATGGTCGCGTCCGCCCTGGCGCTCACCTTCGGTCTGGGGACGCAACCTCCCCGGGCATTTGCCGCAGAGCGGACGGCCACCCTGGTCGGCAGCCTGCAGGACGAGCTGGGTTGCTCGTCGGACTGGCAACTGGACTGCGAGAAGACGCAGCTGACCAAGCAGCCCAACAGCAGCATCCACAGCACCACGGTCACCATCCCGGCGGGAAGCTGGGAGTACAAGGTGGCCATCGACAAGTCCTGGGACGAGGCCTACGGCGAGGGCGACGGCAATGCCAAGCTCGTGCTGGAGGCCCCGGCCGAGGTGGAACTCAGCTACGACGACGAGACACACCAGATCGGGCTACGCCCCACGAAGTTGGCCGGAGCGGTGGGCGACGAGGACAAGAAGCTGGCCACCGATTCCTTGCGCGAGGCGGTCACCAAGGAACGCTTCTACTTCCTGATGGCCGACCGCTTCGCCAACGGCAGCACCGCCAATGACACCGGCGGGATCCCCGGGGACCGGATGAAGAATGGCTTCGACCCGTCCGACAAGGGCTTCTACCACGGTGGCGACCTCAAGGGCGTGATCAACAAGCTGGACTACATCAAGGGCATGGGCACCACGGCCATCTGGCTGACCCCGTCCTTCAAGAACCGCCCCGTGCAGGGCACCGGCGAGAACGCATCGGCCGGCTACCACGGTTACTGGATCACCGACTTCACCCAGATCGACCCGCACCTGGGCACGAACGATGACATGAAGCAGCTCATCAACCAGGCGCACGCCAAGGGGATGAAGGTCTACTTCGACATCATCACCAACCACACTGCGGACGTCATCGACAATGCGCAGAAGTCCTATTCCTATGTGAGCAAGGACAAGGCGCCGTACAGGGACGCCTCCGGCAAGGTCTTCGACGACGCCGAGTACGCGGGCAAGGCGGACTTCCCGGCCCTCGACGCGGCCACCAGCTTCCCGCTGACGCCCGTGGTCGCCGAGGCAGACAAGGACGTGAAGGTCCCGGCCTGGCTGAACGACCCGACGATGTACCACAACCGTGGGGACTCCACCTATGCCGGCGAGTCCAGCACCTACGGTGACTTCTCCGGCCTGGACGACCTGTTCACCGAACGTCCCGAGGTCATCCAGGGGATGACCGACATCTACAAGACCTGGGCTGCCTTCGGGATCGACGGCTTCCGGATCGACACCGTCAAGCACGTCAACACGCCCTTCTGGAGCCAGTTCAGCCCCGCGGTGACGAAGGCCGCGACGGATGCCGGCACGAAGGACTTCTTCATGTTCGGCGAGGTCTACGACTCGGACCCGAAGGTGCAGAGCACCTACACCACGGCCGGCAAGCTGTCCGCGACGCTGGACTTCGGCTTCCAGGGTGCGGCCGTCAATGCCGTGCAGGGAAAGGCGACCGCGGGCCTTCGTGACTTCTTCGCCAGCGACGACTGGTACACCGACACCGACTCGAATGCCTACCAACTGCCCACCTTCCTGGGCAACCACGACATGGGGCGCATCGGCATGATGCTGTCCAAGGCGGGCTACTCCGGCGACGAGCTGCTCAAGCGCACGCAGCTGGCCAACTCGCTGATGTTCCTGGTGCGTGGCAACCCGATCACCTACTACGGCGACGAGCAGGGCTTCATCGGCGCCGGCGGCGACAAGGATTCCCGCCAGGACATGTTCGGCACCAGGACCGCGCAGTACCAGGCCGAGCAGCTGGTGGGCGGCGGCACCATGGGCACCGGGGAGCACTACTCCACCACCAGCCCGATGTACCGCCAGATCTCCCAGCTCTCGAAGCTGCGGCAGGACCACCCGGCACTGGCCGACGGTGCGCAGATCCACCGCTTCGCCTCCTCCGGCGCGGGAATCTATGCCTTCAGCCGGATCGACCGGACCACGGGCACCGAGTACGTGGTGGGTGTGAACAACTCGGACAAGCAGGCCACCGCCAGCTTCCAGACCTACCTCCCGAATGGGAAGTTCGTACCGCTGCACGGCAGCTCCACCACGCTTGCCTCGGGCAAGGACAGCAGGGTCAGCGTCAGCCTCCCGGCCCTGTCCGTGGGCGTGTGGAAGGCCAAGAGCCCGCTGCGGGAGCGGGCCAATGCCCCGGCCGTGCAGTTCAAGGCCCCGACGGCGGGCGCCGTCATCGGCAATGGCCGCACGGAGATCAGCGCGTCGGTCCCGGAGAACACCTTCGCCCAGGTGAGCTTCGCCTGGCGTCCGGTGGGCACCTCGGAGTTCAAGCCCTTGGGCACCGATGACAATGCCCCCTACCGGGTCTTCGCCGACACCTCCTCACTGCCCCAGGGTTCCCTGGTGGAGTACCGGGCCATCGTGAAGGACTCCTCCGGCAATGTGAATGCCACCAGCACCTACGCCCAGGTGGGCACGCCGAAGCCGGCATCCACCGGTGACACCGGCAATGTCGGTCCGGTCACCCAGCCCGATGCCGTCTCCGTGCCCGGCTCGCACAACAGCGAGATGGGCTGCACCGCAGACTGGTCCCCGGAGTGCGACAAGGCCCAGCTCACCCTGGATGCCAAGGACCAGGTCTGGAAGGGCACCTTCCAGGTCCCGGCCGCCGAATACGCCTACAAGGCCGCCATCCACAAGTCCTGGGATGAGAACTACGGCGCGGGCGGGGCTGCGGGTGGCTCGAACGTCACCTACAACTCACCCGGCACCGTGACCTTCTACTACGACCACGCCCGCCACTACGTCACCAGTGATGCGCAGGGCCCGATCATCACCGCCCCCGGTTCCTTCCAGTCCAAGCTGGGTTGTTCAGCCGACTGGTCCCCGGACTGCATGCAGCCGTGGCTGGTCGATGCGGACGGTGACGGGGTCTACACCTGGAGTTCGGCGGCCATCCCCGCCGGCAACTACGAGTTCAAGATCGCCGAGGGACTGTCCTGGGACACGAGCTATGGCGACGGTGGAACCGCGGGTGGCAACAACATGACGATGGCCGTCCCCGCCGACGGCACCGTGATGACGATCAGCTACGACGCGGCCACCCACAAGACCACGGTGACCGCTTCCAAGGCCGGTGCGGCTCCTGATCTGAAGGCCGCCAAGGCCATCTGGCTGGACCGCGACACCATCGCCTGGCCCGCGAGCTCCCTGCCCAAGGGTGCCGACCCGGCCAGTCTGGACTGGCGCCTGCACTGGTCGAAGGCAGGCAATCTGCGGGTTGATGCGGAGACCCTCGTCGCCGACGACGCCCAGCAGGCGGACCTGACCTGGAACCCGGCGGGGATCAGCGCCGACGTGCTGGCGAAACACCCGGAGTTGAAGGGCTACCTGGCGCTTGACCTGGACAAGGCCACCGCCAAGAAGGTGCCCCAGATCCTCACCGGTCAGGTAGCCGTCGCCATGTACGACGACCTGGGCGCCCTGTTGGATGCCACCGGCGTGCAGATCCCCAAGGTTCTCGACGACCTCTATGGGAAGGCCGCTTCCGGCAAGAAGCTGGGCGCCTCCTTCTCCAGCACCGGGATCACCTTCCGCGTCTGGGCCCCCACCGCGCAGCAGGTGAACCTGCTGACCTGGCCGGCCGGATCGCCGGACCAGGACGCGTCCAAGGCCACCCGAGTGCCGATGAAGAAGGACGCCACGGGCACCTGGCAGGCCATCACCGGCAAGAAGTTCGAGAATGTTCGCTACCTGTACGAGGTGAAGGTCTTCGTACCTGCCGAGCAGAAGGTGGTGACCAGCCAGGTCACCGACCCGTACTCGGTGGCACTGACCCTGAACTCCACTCGTTCCGTCGCGGTCAACCTGGACAGCCCGCAGTGGAAGCCACAGCAGTGGGCGAAGACAGCCTCGCCGAAGCTCGCGCAGAACGTCGACTCGACCATCTACGAGCTGCACGTGCGGGACTTCTCCATCCAGGACAAGACTGTGCCAGCGGCTGACCGCGGTTCCTACAAGGCCTTCGCCAGCAATGGCGACGGGACGAAGCACCTTCGGCAGCTGGCCACGGCCGGCCTGAACACGGTGCACCTGCTGCCCACCTTCGACATCGCGACGATCGAGGAGGACGAGGCGAAGCAGAAGACACCGCCGTGTGACCTGGCCTCCTATGCACCCGATTCGAAGGAGCAGCAGGCCTGTATCCAGAAGATCGCCGACGCCGACGGCTACAACTGGGGCTACGACCCGCTGCACTATCTGGCCCCGGAGGGCAGCTACGCCTCCACCACGTCGGCGGCCGACGGCGGCAACCGCGTCGCCGAGTTCCGCACCATGGTGGGTGCCCTGCATGCCAACGGCCTGCGCGTCGTGCTGGACCAGGTGTACAACCACACCCCGGCATCGGGGCAGGACGCCAAGTCCGTGCTGGACAAGGTGGTGCCCGGCTACTACCAGCGGCTGGATGCCAAGGGGGCCGTGTACACCTCCACGTGCTGCCAGAACACCGCGACCGAGCACACCATGATGGGCAAGCTGATGGTGGACTCCACGGTGCTGTGGGCCAAGGCCTACAAGGTGGATGGCTTCCGCTATGACCTGATGGGCCACCATTCGGTGGAGAACATGAAGGCGGTTCGTGCGGCGCTGGACAAGCTGACGCTGGCCAAGGACGGGGTCGACGGCAAGTCCATCTACCTCTACGGCGAGGGGTGGAACTTCGGTGAGGTGGAGAAGAACGCCCTGTTCACCCAGGCCAGCCAGGGGCAGCTCAACGGAACCGGTATCGGCACCTTCAGTGATCGGCTGCGGGACGCCGTGCGTGGCGGCGGACCCTTCGACGAGGATCCCCGCAAGCAGGGCTTCGGCTCCGGCGAGGCGTCGGACCCGAACGGTGCCCCGATCAATTCAGACGCGGCGAAGAGCCTGGACCACGACATGGACCTGGTGCAGCTCGGGCTGGCCGGCAATCTGGAGGACTACTCCTTCCGCACCATGTCCGGGGCCGTGAAGACCGGCGCCCAGGTGGACTACAACGGTGCACCGGCCGGGTACGCCAGCGAGCCCGGTGAGGTGATCAGCTACGTCGACGCCCACGACAACGAGACCCTGTGGGACTCGCTGACGATGAAGCTGCCGAGCAGCACGTCGATGGATGACCGGGTGCGGATGAACACCCTCAGCCTGGCCACGACGGCGCTGGCGCAGACGCCGTCCTTCTGGCATGCCGGGGCGGACCTGCTGCGCAGCAAGTCACTGGACCGCAACTCGTACAACTCGGGCGACTGGTTCAACACGCTCGACTGGACGGGCTCGGACAACGGCTTCGGCAAGGGGCTGCCGCCCGAGGCGGACAATGCCGCCAAGTACGGCTTCATGCAGCCGCTGCTGGCCGACGCGAAGAACAAGCCCAGCCAGGAGCAGGTGCAGCAGGCCTCCTCCCAGGCCACCGATCTGTTGGCGCTGCGCTTCTCCAGCAAGCTCTTCCGGCTCGGTTCGGCGGAGCAGATCAAGGCCAAGGTCAGCTACCCGGTCTCCGGCACGACGGCGATGCGCCAGGGCGTCCTGGTGCAGCGGATCGATGACACCGTCGGAACCGACGCCGATCCGGCCCTGAAGGGGTTGGTGGTGGTCTACAACACCACGCCGCACACCCAACGCCAGCCCGTTGCCGGGGTGAAGGGCGCCAGCTTCCAGCTGAGCCCCGTGCAGGCCAAGGGTTCGGACGACGTGGTGAAGAAGTCCAGCTTCGACGCGGCCAGCGGCACCTTCACGGTTCCGCCCCGCACCGTGGCGGTCTTCGTGCAGAAGTAG